A stretch of the Flavobacterium sp. 5 genome encodes the following:
- the pstC gene encoding phosphate ABC transporter permease subunit PstC, whose protein sequence is MDSQIPQKSNTFTEESLKKQFRISEFLAEKIISSVAFLSIAVIFLIFIFVFKESLPLFSSAKDSKALTEVEANKANKPETYGATTEELKPESYGAETTEELKPETYGAETTEDLKPETYGSEAVSNDDLKPESYGDTPKEDLTVPSTDEPMDAVSQNEEGADKTWSTFFTTEWVPVSDNPRFGLIGLLIGTLKVTIIAMLIAGPLAVLAALYTACFASKRVKEIIKPIIEMLAAFPSVVIGFFALMVLASFFQDVFGYDSRLNAFIGGVAMALAAIPIIYTISEDALAAVPKTYTEASLALGASKWQTAFFVILPAATPGIFAALLLGIGRVFGETMIALMATGNAALVSANPFESVRTFAATIGSEMAETVFGETHYSVLFFIGSLLFIFSFALNAVAEFYVKGKLLKKFQGK, encoded by the coding sequence ATGGATTCTCAAATTCCCCAAAAATCAAATACTTTTACGGAAGAAAGCCTAAAGAAACAATTTAGAATTTCTGAGTTTCTTGCCGAAAAGATTATTTCATCAGTTGCATTTTTATCCATAGCAGTTATTTTTTTAATCTTCATTTTTGTCTTTAAAGAGTCATTGCCATTATTTAGTTCAGCAAAAGATTCAAAAGCGTTAACAGAAGTCGAAGCTAACAAAGCAAATAAACCAGAAACTTACGGAGCGACTACCGAGGAGTTGAAACCAGAGTCGTATGGTGCTGAGACTACTGAAGAGTTGAAGCCCGAAACATATGGTGCTGAAACTACTGAAGATTTAAAACCAGAGACGTATGGCTCAGAAGCAGTTTCGAATGATGATTTGAAACCTGAATCGTATGGGGATACTCCAAAAGAAGATTTAACGGTTCCATCAACTGATGAACCAATGGATGCTGTTTCTCAAAATGAAGAAGGAGCAGATAAAACCTGGAGTACATTTTTTACTACAGAGTGGGTTCCAGTATCTGATAATCCCAGATTTGGATTGATTGGATTATTGATCGGAACTTTGAAAGTAACTATTATTGCGATGTTAATTGCTGGTCCTTTGGCTGTATTGGCAGCTTTATACACTGCCTGTTTCGCATCAAAAAGAGTTAAAGAAATAATCAAGCCTATTATCGAAATGTTAGCTGCTTTCCCATCAGTGGTTATTGGATTTTTTGCTTTGATGGTTTTGGCTAGTTTCTTTCAAGATGTTTTTGGTTACGATTCCAGATTGAACGCTTTTATTGGTGGAGTAGCAATGGCCTTGGCCGCAATTCCTATCATTTATACTATTTCGGAAGACGCATTAGCGGCAGTTCCCAAAACGTATACCGAAGCGAGTTTGGCTCTTGGGGCAAGTAAGTGGCAAACTGCTTTTTTTGTGATCTTGCCAGCAGCAACACCGGGTATTTTTGCAGCACTATTATTAGGAATTGGAAGAGTTTTTGGAGAAACGATGATTGCTCTTATGGCAACAGGAAATGCAGCATTAGTTTCTGCGAACCCTTTTGAAAGTGTGCGTACGTTTGCTGCAACAATTGGTTCTGAAATGGCCGAAACTGTTTTTGGAGAAACTCATTATAGTGTATTGTTTTTTATAGGGTCATTACTTTTTATCTTCTCATTTGCATTAAATGCAGTGGCTGAGTTCTATGTAAAAGGTAAATTATTGAAAAAATTCCAAGGTAAATAA
- a CDS encoding phosphate ABC transporter substrate-binding protein: protein MNTTKFKIAALLVVVMTIGFSFTTINKVTVKGSDTMVILSQKWAEVYMKKNPGASIQVTGGGSGVGLAALINGSTDIANSSRPIKASEIEKLKARYNSMGVEIPCAKDGLSVYLNKANPVTTLTLKQIGQIFAGKITNWNEVGGPDANIKLYGRESSSGTFGFFKDNVVKTDFSPSCQTLPGTAAIVNAVKKDKFSIGYGGAAYAEGVKDCAVKKDDKSPGILPTAATIKNHTYPISRYLYMYLKSKPTGEAKAFIDWILSSEGQALIAEVGYYPLK, encoded by the coding sequence ATGAATACAACTAAATTTAAAATAGCAGCCCTTTTAGTAGTGGTAATGACTATTGGATTTTCATTCACTACAATCAATAAAGTAACTGTAAAAGGTTCTGATACTATGGTTATTTTGTCTCAAAAATGGGCAGAGGTGTACATGAAGAAAAACCCCGGAGCTTCTATTCAGGTAACTGGTGGAGGATCAGGAGTAGGTTTGGCAGCTTTAATTAATGGGTCAACTGATATTGCTAATTCTAGTCGTCCTATTAAAGCATCTGAAATTGAAAAATTAAAAGCGAGATACAATTCAATGGGAGTTGAAATTCCTTGTGCCAAAGATGGTTTGTCAGTTTATTTGAATAAAGCGAATCCAGTTACAACACTTACATTGAAACAAATTGGTCAAATTTTCGCTGGTAAAATTACGAATTGGAATGAAGTAGGAGGTCCTGATGCAAATATCAAATTATATGGTAGAGAAAGTAGTTCAGGAACTTTTGGTTTCTTTAAAGATAATGTAGTTAAAACTGACTTTTCTCCATCTTGTCAAACTTTACCAGGTACAGCAGCAATTGTAAATGCAGTTAAAAAAGACAAATTTTCTATTGGTTATGGTGGAGCAGCTTATGCTGAAGGTGTAAAAGATTGTGCTGTTAAGAAAGATGATAAAAGCCCAGGTATTTTACCAACGGCAGCTACAATTAAAAATCATACGTATCCAATTTCAAGATACTTGTATATGTATTTGAAATCAAAACCAACAGGAGAAGCTAAAGCTTTTATTGATTGGATTTTAAGCTCCGAAGGTCAGGCTCTTATTGCTGAAGTTGGATATTATCCTTTAAAATAA
- a CDS encoding porin: MRKILFAILLVVSFVVNAQDTRKDEIKKEVIRVLDSINSANKEKVKQAEIEKSEKDKELWYHKISFRGYAQIRYNGLFSTNDKVSCDQCDKSWGTTSTEPDAKSNNGFFIRRARLVFSGQIFPNLYFYFQPDFASSPSSGVNNFVQLRDAYFDLSFDKKREYRVRVGQSKVPFGFENLQSSQNRLTLDRNDALNSAVANERDLGMFFYWAPSEIRKRFAMLVNDGYKGSGDYGVFAFGAYNGQTLNKSEANRDLHIVTRLTYPFVIGSQIIEPGIQAYTGKWAFTSELSDGVTTPNKKYTIDQRVGATFVLYPRPFGIQTEYNFGRGPRYDKLTNTVEVVDLNGGYITLNYKLDISLEKHHFLYPFAKFQYYDGGKKYEKDARSYVVRDYELGLEWQPFKVFELTAEWVIADRTFEDSILPNNRQQGNLLRLQAQFNF; the protein is encoded by the coding sequence ATGAGGAAAATTTTATTTGCAATTTTATTAGTGGTTTCATTTGTAGTAAATGCTCAAGATACAAGGAAAGACGAAATCAAAAAAGAAGTAATTCGTGTTTTAGACTCAATTAATTCAGCTAATAAAGAAAAAGTAAAGCAAGCTGAAATTGAAAAATCTGAAAAAGACAAAGAATTGTGGTATCACAAAATTTCCTTTAGAGGGTATGCTCAGATAAGATACAACGGATTGTTTTCTACTAATGATAAAGTCTCTTGCGATCAATGTGATAAATCTTGGGGAACGACTTCAACCGAACCTGATGCCAAATCCAATAACGGATTTTTTATAAGACGTGCCCGGCTTGTTTTTTCGGGACAAATCTTTCCTAATTTGTATTTTTATTTCCAACCTGATTTTGCTAGTTCACCATCAAGTGGCGTGAATAATTTTGTTCAACTTAGAGATGCTTATTTTGATTTATCTTTTGATAAAAAAAGAGAATACAGAGTAAGAGTCGGACAAAGTAAAGTTCCATTTGGTTTTGAGAATTTACAATCCAGTCAAAATCGTTTAACCTTAGATCGTAATGATGCTTTGAATAGTGCTGTTGCTAATGAAAGAGATTTAGGTATGTTTTTTTATTGGGCCCCAAGCGAAATAAGAAAGCGTTTTGCTATGCTGGTAAATGATGGGTATAAAGGTTCTGGAGATTATGGAGTATTTGCATTCGGTGCTTATAATGGTCAAACATTAAACAAATCTGAAGCTAATAGAGATTTGCATATCGTAACAAGATTAACGTATCCTTTTGTGATTGGAAGTCAGATAATTGAGCCTGGTATACAAGCTTATACTGGGAAATGGGCTTTTACTAGTGAATTATCCGATGGTGTAACAACTCCAAATAAAAAATATACGATCGATCAAAGAGTTGGAGCAACTTTTGTATTGTATCCAAGGCCATTTGGTATTCAAACAGAATATAATTTTGGGAGAGGACCACGTTATGATAAGCTTACTAATACTGTTGAGGTTGTTGACTTGAATGGTGGTTATATAACTTTAAATTATAAATTAGACATATCACTAGAAAAACACCATTTTTTATATCCTTTTGCTAAATTTCAATATTATGACGGAGGTAAAAAATATGAAAAAGATGCGAGAAGTTATGTTGTAAGAGATTATGAATTGGGTCTAGAGTGGCAGCCGTTTAAAGTATTCGAATTGACAGCAGAATGGGTTATTGCTGATAGAACTTTTGAAGACAGTATACTTCCAAATAATAGACAACAAGGCAATTTATTAAGATTACAAGCGCAGTTCAATTTTTAA
- a CDS encoding porin, whose translation MKKVIVALMLSIFGIVNAQEVENDSIKPIAISIDSLQQSINEHQLKFDALNEQLSPLQEQVDKMSKLRISGYMQVQFDMFNYQDVPTSSGPLQLRPGTSETNVPLTTNPVDVNNSFLIRRARIKFTYQPIEGVTFVLQPNFTFSAVTLKDAYVQLNDRWTNTYQLWVGQFNRPDYEVEFSSRERIFMERSRMSIILYPQERDLGAKVVADFMTQYEIPLKIDVAAFNGNFGEGPISNQIADVDSEKDIVVRATYSLQFPKAGLGIDFGGNGYYGKNTVFADGTYSDVNSQPFDAKIGDKLKKQWYGAELQVYYDILGGIALKSEFHRGIISGTAGSAIINNNPSFNFSGEREFLGYYVALEKNFGTKFQGGIRYDSFDPNVKLSGNGVAVANDLEVHTWGFAFHYFFTTNTKIGLGYTMPINETSSTIGGIYNNDIRNNTATLRFQVNF comes from the coding sequence ATGAAAAAAGTTATAGTTGCATTAATGTTGTCAATTTTTGGTATAGTTAATGCTCAAGAAGTAGAAAATGATTCTATTAAACCAATTGCCATTAGTATTGACTCATTACAACAATCAATTAATGAACATCAATTGAAGTTTGATGCTCTAAATGAGCAGTTGTCTCCATTACAAGAGCAAGTTGATAAAATGTCTAAATTGAGAATATCCGGATATATGCAAGTTCAATTTGATATGTTTAATTATCAAGATGTACCCACTTCTTCGGGGCCTTTGCAATTGAGACCAGGTACTTCTGAAACCAATGTACCCCTAACTACGAACCCAGTCGATGTAAATAATTCTTTTCTTATTAGAAGAGCTAGGATAAAATTTACGTACCAACCTATTGAAGGAGTGACATTTGTATTGCAGCCTAATTTTACTTTCAGTGCAGTTACTCTTAAAGATGCCTATGTTCAATTGAATGATAGATGGACAAATACCTATCAATTATGGGTTGGACAATTTAACAGACCAGATTACGAAGTAGAGTTTTCTTCAAGAGAGAGGATTTTTATGGAAAGAAGCAGGATGTCAATTATTTTGTATCCTCAAGAAAGAGATTTGGGAGCAAAAGTTGTTGCTGATTTCATGACACAATATGAAATTCCTTTGAAAATTGATGTTGCTGCATTTAATGGAAACTTTGGAGAAGGACCTATATCGAATCAAATTGCAGATGTAGACAGTGAAAAAGACATTGTTGTAAGAGCAACTTATTCTTTACAATTTCCTAAAGCTGGTTTAGGTATCGATTTTGGTGGAAATGGGTATTATGGAAAAAACACTGTTTTTGCAGATGGTACTTACAGTGATGTTAATAGCCAACCATTTGACGCCAAAATTGGAGATAAATTAAAAAAGCAGTGGTATGGAGCCGAACTTCAAGTGTACTACGATATTCTAGGAGGTATTGCCTTAAAATCAGAGTTTCATAGAGGAATTATTTCTGGTACTGCTGGAAGTGCTATCATTAATAATAATCCATCGTTTAACTTTAGTGGGGAAAGAGAGTTTTTAGGATATTATGTTGCTCTAGAGAAAAACTTTGGAACCAAATTTCAAGGAGGTATTCGTTACGATTCATTTGATCCCAATGTTAAATTGTCTGGTAATGGGGTGGCTGTTGCCAATGATTTAGAAGTTCATACCTGGGGATTTGCGTTTCATTATTTCTTTACAACCAATACAAAAATTGGTTTAGGTTATACAATGCCAATCAACGAAACAAGTTCAACAATTGGAGGAATATATAATAATGATATTCGAAATAATACAGCAACATTAAGATTTCAAGTTAATTTCTAA
- a CDS encoding cell wall metabolism sensor histidine kinase WalK: protein MKINFKKSYKFAIKSSLYISLFVSGFSMILSSILYKSSFSNMLLSGFISLFFVYVFSFFVLQYRVERFIYRRVKKIYDDVSLLESSTFINKPINTDMETLTREVKKFATDKKLEIEMLQIREEYRREFLGNVSHELKTPLFTVQGYLSTLIDGAMEDKTIRKKYLKRAEKGVERLIYIVEDLDMITKLESGDLNLDFTKFDIVKLIQNVFDLLEMKADKKDITLAFENDKMKPIFVNGDKDKIQQVVENLIVNSIKYGKEGGLTEVSIVNLTNKKVLVRISDNGEGIELHNISRVFERFYRVDKSGARTEGGSGLGLSIVKHIIEAHKEKIYVESEFGIGSEFSFTLEKTFITDQYGLKKN from the coding sequence ATGAAAATTAATTTCAAAAAGAGTTACAAGTTTGCTATAAAATCGTCATTGTATATTAGTTTATTTGTGTCGGGATTTAGTATGATTCTTTCTTCAATACTATATAAATCTTCATTCAGTAATATGCTGTTGTCGGGATTTATTAGTCTCTTTTTTGTTTATGTATTTTCGTTTTTTGTTTTACAATATCGTGTTGAACGCTTTATTTATAGAAGAGTAAAAAAAATATACGACGATGTTTCTTTATTAGAATCCAGCACATTTATCAATAAGCCAATAAATACAGATATGGAAACTTTAACCCGAGAGGTAAAGAAGTTTGCTACCGATAAAAAGTTGGAAATAGAAATGCTACAAATACGAGAGGAATATCGAAGAGAGTTTTTAGGAAATGTTTCTCATGAGCTCAAAACACCATTATTTACCGTTCAGGGATATTTGTCAACACTTATTGATGGAGCAATGGAAGATAAAACCATTAGAAAAAAATATTTGAAACGTGCTGAAAAAGGTGTAGAACGATTGATTTATATTGTTGAAGATTTGGATATGATTACCAAATTGGAATCTGGTGATTTAAATCTTGATTTTACAAAGTTTGATATTGTTAAGTTGATTCAAAATGTTTTCGATTTGTTAGAAATGAAAGCTGATAAAAAGGATATTACTTTGGCATTTGAAAATGATAAGATGAAGCCTATTTTTGTAAATGGAGATAAAGATAAAATTCAGCAAGTAGTCGAAAATTTGATTGTAAACTCCATAAAATATGGAAAAGAAGGTGGTTTGACTGAAGTTTCTATTGTCAATTTAACCAATAAAAAAGTATTAGTTCGTATTTCCGATAACGGAGAAGGTATCGAATTACATAATATATCACGTGTTTTTGAGCGTTTTTACAGAGTAGATAAAAGCGGTGCTCGAACCGAAGGCGGTTCAGGTTTAGGACTTTCCATTGTAAAACATATTATTGAAGCTCACAAAGAAAAAATTTATGTCGAAAGTGAGTTTGGAATTGGGTCTGAGTTTTCTTTTACACTCGAAAAGACATTTATTACCGATCAATATGGTCTAAAGAAAAATTAA
- a CDS encoding response regulator transcription factor has protein sequence MKKRNTKILLVDDEPDILEIVGYNLAQEGYQIVTAVNGKDAIEKAKKELPSLIIMDVMMPEMDGMEACENIRRIPELNNVIITFLTARNEDYSQVAGFDAGADDYITKPIKPKLLVSKVKALLRRLKEQDQNSETLNVGGIEINREEYKIVKDNSEIALPRKEFELFYLLASKPGKVFKREEILDKVWGNDVVVGGRTIDVHIRKLREKIGDDLFKTIKGVGYKFEV, from the coding sequence ATGAAGAAAAGAAACACCAAGATTCTTCTGGTTGATGATGAACCAGATATTTTAGAAATTGTAGGCTATAATTTAGCTCAAGAAGGGTATCAAATAGTTACTGCTGTCAATGGTAAAGATGCTATTGAAAAAGCTAAAAAAGAATTACCTAGCCTTATTATAATGGATGTTATGATGCCAGAAATGGATGGTATGGAGGCTTGTGAAAATATTAGAAGAATTCCTGAGTTGAATAATGTTATTATTACTTTTTTGACGGCGAGAAATGAAGATTATTCTCAAGTAGCTGGATTTGATGCTGGTGCAGATGATTATATTACCAAACCAATAAAACCAAAATTATTGGTTAGTAAAGTGAAAGCTTTATTGCGTAGATTAAAAGAACAAGATCAAAACAGTGAAACGCTTAATGTAGGCGGAATAGAAATTAATCGTGAAGAATATAAAATCGTTAAGGATAATTCTGAAATTGCTTTACCGAGAAAAGAATTTGAATTGTTCTATTTGTTAGCTTCTAAGCCTGGAAAAGTATTTAAAAGAGAAGAAATTTTAGATAAAGTCTGGGGAAATGATGTTGTAGTTGGTGGCAGAACCATTGATGTTCACATTAGAAAACTTCGTGAAAAAATTGGTGATGATCTTTTCAAAACCATAAAAGGAGTAGGGTATAAGTTTGAAGTTTAA
- the pstB gene encoding phosphate ABC transporter ATP-binding protein PstB, with product MKDIKIKVNDLSLYYGEKKALNEITMDIPANKVTALIGPSGCGKSTFLRCINRMNDLIPSVSITGEMLVEGIDIYNKNVDVVNIRKKIGMVFQKSNPFPKSIYENIAYGPRINGINDRTQLDEIVETSLRQAAIWDELKDRLDDSALGLSGGQQQRLCIGRTLAVSPDIILMDEPASALDPISTSKIEELIHQLKEQYTIIIVTHNMQQAARTSDHTAFFYMGSLIEMGKTNSIFTKPLQKQTEDYITGRFG from the coding sequence ATGAAAGACATAAAAATAAAAGTTAATGATTTATCATTATACTACGGTGAAAAAAAGGCATTGAATGAAATCACAATGGATATTCCAGCCAATAAAGTGACTGCTTTGATTGGGCCTTCGGGTTGTGGGAAGTCAACTTTTTTGAGATGCATTAATAGAATGAATGATTTAATTCCGAGTGTCTCTATTACAGGAGAAATGTTAGTCGAAGGAATTGATATCTATAATAAAAATGTTGATGTTGTTAATATTCGAAAAAAAATCGGAATGGTTTTTCAAAAGTCCAATCCTTTTCCAAAATCCATTTATGAAAATATTGCCTATGGTCCCCGTATTAACGGAATAAATGATAGGACACAATTAGATGAAATTGTGGAAACATCATTACGTCAAGCTGCCATTTGGGATGAGTTGAAAGATCGTTTGGATGATTCTGCACTAGGACTTTCAGGTGGACAACAGCAAAGGTTGTGTATAGGAAGAACATTGGCGGTAAGCCCGGATATTATTTTGATGGATGAGCCCGCAAGTGCATTAGATCCTATTTCTACTTCAAAAATTGAAGAATTAATACATCAATTAAAAGAGCAATACACGATTATCATTGTAACGCACAATATGCAACAAGCAGCAAGAACTAGTGATCATACTGCTTTCTTTTATATGGGAAGTTTGATAGAAATGGGGAAAACAAATTCTATTTTTACTAAACCACTACAAAAACAAACAGAAGATTATATTACGGGAAGATTTGGATAA
- the phoU gene encoding phosphate signaling complex protein PhoU, with the protein MTTHFEIELDKLKGIIEKIGQLAEGQVSEAVKILLQEPETAEGKTIKKTENKIDKLDVKIDEICQSIFALQQPVASDLRFIMSAMQISNEIERIGDLSISIVKKAKNIKEKHDLIVKFNIADISKLVEVITVKTNNCFITREGSTIGEIFVLNKEIKNKCDEAVHDIINEMKVNSKAVVSGTNLVIVLKHLERISEHCTNIAEYVYFMVNAKIIKHDKMDDIVSGE; encoded by the coding sequence ATGACTACACATTTCGAAATAGAATTAGACAAATTAAAAGGGATTATTGAAAAAATAGGGCAATTGGCTGAAGGTCAAGTGAGCGAAGCAGTAAAAATACTTTTGCAAGAGCCAGAAACTGCTGAAGGAAAAACTATTAAGAAGACAGAAAATAAAATTGATAAATTAGATGTCAAAATTGATGAAATTTGTCAAAGTATTTTTGCTTTGCAACAACCCGTAGCTTCCGATTTGCGTTTTATTATGTCTGCAATGCAAATTAGTAATGAGATTGAGCGAATTGGTGATTTATCGATCAGCATTGTAAAAAAGGCAAAAAACATAAAAGAAAAACACGATTTGATCGTAAAGTTCAATATTGCGGATATTTCCAAATTAGTTGAAGTGATTACTGTTAAAACAAACAATTGTTTTATAACTCGTGAAGGAAGTACAATTGGAGAGATATTTGTTTTGAACAAAGAAATTAAAAATAAATGTGATGAGGCTGTTCATGATATTATCAATGAAATGAAAGTGAATTCCAAAGCGGTTGTTTCGGGTACTAATTTGGTAATAGTTTTAAAACACTTAGAGCGTATTTCTGAACATTGTACCAATATCGCCGAATATGTTTATTTTATGGTCAATGCAAAAATTATCAAACATGATAAAATGGATGATATAGTATCTGGAGAATAA
- the pstA gene encoding phosphate ABC transporter permease PstA, whose amino-acid sequence METVLNQTENQFFSSKKSGSETKGKFFIGLTQLAVILIIAILFIILGIIIYQGRTKFSWEFISSFPTNGMTEGGILPAIIGTFILVVVMSIAAVPFGTITALYLTEYAHENSKFAAAVRFSVRTLAVVPSIIFGLFGLGFFIQFIGAGADTVLNDGQLRWGQPNILWASLTMSLLTLPVIIVSVEEALKTIPRELREASLALGATKWQTIRKVILPESVSGIMTGTILAVSRGAGEVAPILFTGAAYYLATLPGSLSDQFMNLGYHIYIMSTQSSDVEKTMPIQFATTLVLLILTLSLNVVAVIIRARIRRKAK is encoded by the coding sequence ATGGAAACAGTTTTAAATCAAACAGAAAATCAATTTTTTTCTAGTAAAAAAAGTGGTTCGGAAACAAAAGGAAAATTTTTTATTGGGCTGACCCAATTGGCTGTAATTCTTATTATTGCTATTCTTTTTATTATTTTGGGGATTATCATTTATCAAGGACGAACTAAATTTTCTTGGGAATTTATTTCTTCTTTTCCTACCAATGGAATGACCGAAGGAGGGATTTTACCAGCCATAATAGGGACTTTCATTCTAGTCGTTGTTATGTCAATTGCAGCAGTTCCTTTTGGAACTATTACCGCTCTTTATTTAACAGAATATGCTCATGAGAATTCCAAATTTGCAGCGGCGGTTCGATTTTCTGTGCGTACTTTGGCGGTAGTTCCTTCAATTATATTTGGTCTTTTTGGTCTTGGTTTTTTTATACAGTTTATTGGCGCAGGTGCTGATACGGTTCTTAATGATGGTCAATTGCGTTGGGGACAACCCAATATTCTTTGGGCAAGTTTAACGATGTCTTTATTGACATTACCAGTTATTATTGTTTCTGTCGAAGAAGCTCTGAAAACAATTCCCCGTGAATTAAGAGAAGCAAGTTTGGCACTTGGTGCAACCAAATGGCAAACTATCCGCAAAGTGATTCTACCCGAATCAGTATCAGGAATTATGACCGGGACTATTCTTGCCGTAAGTAGAGGTGCTGGCGAAGTAGCACCAATTTTGTTTACAGGAGCAGCTTATTATTTGGCAACTCTTCCTGGTTCTTTGAGTGATCAGTTTATGAATTTGGGGTATCATATTTACATTATGTCTACTCAATCTTCTGATGTAGAGAAAACAATGCCCATACAATTTGCTACAACATTAGTATTATTAATTTTGACATTATCACTAAATGTAGTTGCAGTAATTATTAGAGCAAGAATTAGAAGAAAAGCAAAATAA